One Deinococcus misasensis DSM 22328 genomic window carries:
- the yedA gene encoding drug/metabolite exporter YedA, which translates to MSPSVLWSLIAVYLIWGSTYFGMRVALTGFPPFLQGGLRYMAAGLILLLFLKLRKVAWPDRQQTLNAAMVGILLTVVGHGMVLYAEQDVSSAVAAIAVGVSPVWAAVWSALWGRAPRGTEWVGLLLGVVGIVVLNSGKDLSAAPLAMLALIIAPMSWSFGTVWSKQIRMPEGIMNTALQIFFGGMASALVGLLLGEKITHVPSQAWVAFWYLVVFGSIIAYNAFMYLVRTVSTPLAMSYAYVNPIVALMVGHFLGGETITLQSILACLLILVAVVLLTRPQGGPAQDQRQKSDSPSD; encoded by the coding sequence ATGTCCCCGAGTGTGCTCTGGTCACTGATTGCCGTTTACCTGATCTGGGGGTCCACCTATTTTGGAATGCGGGTGGCGCTCACTGGATTTCCCCCTTTCTTGCAGGGAGGCTTGCGCTACATGGCTGCAGGCCTGATCTTGCTCCTGTTTCTGAAGCTTCGCAAGGTGGCATGGCCAGACCGCCAGCAAACCCTCAATGCTGCCATGGTGGGCATTTTGCTGACTGTGGTGGGGCACGGCATGGTGCTCTATGCCGAACAGGATGTGTCCAGTGCAGTGGCAGCCATTGCTGTGGGTGTTTCTCCAGTTTGGGCTGCCGTCTGGAGTGCCCTGTGGGGACGCGCACCCAGAGGCACCGAATGGGTGGGATTGTTGCTGGGGGTGGTGGGCATTGTGGTGCTCAATTCAGGCAAAGACCTTTCTGCCGCCCCTCTGGCGATGCTGGCCCTGATCATCGCGCCCATGAGCTGGTCTTTCGGGACGGTCTGGAGCAAGCAAATCCGCATGCCTGAGGGCATCATGAACACCGCACTGCAAATCTTTTTTGGCGGAATGGCCAGTGCTCTGGTGGGTCTGTTGCTCGGTGAAAAAATCACCCATGTCCCTTCACAGGCATGGGTGGCGTTCTGGTATCTGGTGGTGTTTGGCTCGATCATCGCCTACAACGCATTCATGTATCTGGTGCGAACCGTGAGCACCCCTCTGGCCATGAGTTACGCCTACGTGAACCCGATTGTGGCCCTGATGGTAGGGCACTTTCTGGGAGGGGAGACCATCACCCTCCAGAGCATTCTGGCCTGTTTGCTGATTCTGGTGGCGGTGGTGCTCCTCACCCGCCCACAGGGGGGGCCGGCTCAAGACCAGAGGCAAAAATCCGATTCCCCTTCAGACTGA
- a CDS encoding NUDIX hydrolase, whose translation MYTLTLPPFAAQVGLAVDVVAFAMHKGQLHILLVRRGLEPHSQSWALPGGFVQHEETLAAAALRELREETSVALSPNHLEQLYTFGNPGRDPRGRIVSVAHMAVLPHGTPAVHAGGSTVGAAWFVAHDPPPLAFDHADILSRAIRRLQTRLEYANLAFEFLPEHFTLPELQEVYEAILNQKLDKRNFRKRILSQGLLEAAGERRNGVGRPAQVYRRTKRVKYPGSAL comes from the coding sequence ATGTATACACTAACATTGCCTCCTTTTGCTGCTCAAGTGGGTCTGGCAGTAGATGTGGTGGCCTTTGCCATGCACAAGGGCCAGTTGCACATTCTGCTGGTCCGTCGTGGTCTGGAACCCCACTCCCAGTCGTGGGCGCTTCCCGGGGGTTTTGTTCAGCACGAAGAAACCCTTGCAGCAGCCGCCCTGCGGGAACTCCGTGAAGAGACCAGCGTGGCGCTCTCTCCCAACCATCTTGAACAACTTTATACTTTCGGAAATCCGGGACGTGACCCCCGTGGTCGCATTGTCTCGGTGGCCCACATGGCGGTGCTCCCACACGGCACCCCTGCCGTTCATGCAGGTGGAAGCACCGTGGGTGCAGCATGGTTTGTGGCACACGATCCCCCCCCTCTGGCCTTTGACCACGCCGACATCCTCTCCAGAGCCATCCGCCGCTTGCAGACCCGTCTGGAGTACGCCAATCTGGCTTTTGAATTCTTGCCCGAGCATTTCACCCTCCCTGAGTTGCAAGAGGTTTACGAGGCCATCCTCAACCAGAAGCTCGACAAGCGCAATTTCCGCAAGCGCATCCTGTCTCAGGGCCTCTTGGAAGCTGCCGGAGAACGCCGCAATGGGGTGGGCAGACCTGCACAGGTTTACCGCCGCACCAAGCGTGTGAAGTATCCCGGTTCTGCCCTCTGA
- a CDS encoding YbaB/EbfC family nucleoid-associated protein: MDMRKLMKQMQQAQVAAQKIQDQLAGMTVTGSASGMVEVVLNGQGKLQSLKINPQAVDPEDVEALEDLLLVAFKDAQEKADALQQQETQRSMGFLGGLM, from the coding sequence ATGGACATGCGGAAACTCATGAAGCAAATGCAGCAAGCACAGGTGGCTGCACAGAAAATTCAGGACCAACTCGCAGGCATGACCGTGACCGGCAGTGCCAGTGGCATGGTTGAAGTGGTGCTCAACGGACAGGGCAAACTGCAAAGCCTCAAAATCAACCCTCAGGCCGTGGACCCCGAGGATGTGGAAGCCCTCGAAGATTTGCTGCTGGTGGCCTTCAAAGACGCCCAGGAGAAAGCCGATGCGCTGCAACAGCAAGAAACCCAGCGCAGCATGGGCTTCCTTGGCGGATTGATGTGA
- a CDS encoding NUDIX hydrolase yields MPLSRVIPLKRAAHAYLVQDGHLLLVTERMDDGSIFWGLPGGKARDGESLADAAIRQVKEETGLDLYDLEFVSLLEGEMLSMTKHAHYANFARFTGKFRGELRPMDPEVLSAEWIPFEQVMQLVRFGPPPECEERNPLIWVPTQDFLSGKSKAYYPI; encoded by the coding sequence ATGCCGCTTTCCCGGGTCATTCCTCTCAAACGCGCTGCACACGCTTATCTGGTGCAAGATGGGCACCTCTTGCTGGTCACCGAACGCATGGACGACGGTTCCATTTTCTGGGGCCTCCCCGGCGGAAAAGCCCGAGATGGTGAATCTCTGGCCGATGCTGCCATCCGTCAGGTCAAAGAAGAGACCGGCCTGGATCTGTACGATCTGGAGTTTGTGTCTCTCCTGGAAGGCGAAATGCTGTCCATGACCAAACATGCCCACTATGCCAACTTCGCCCGTTTCACTGGAAAATTCCGTGGGGAATTGCGTCCCATGGACCCGGAAGTGCTTTCTGCAGAGTGGATTCCCTTCGAGCAGGTGATGCAACTGGTGCGCTTCGGGCCTCCACCAGAGTGCGAAGAACGGAACCCCTTGATCTGGGTCCCCACACAGGATTTCCTCTCTGGGAAATCCAAGGCCTACTACCCGATTTAA
- the recR gene encoding recombination mediator RecR, with the protein MKYPASLLQLIRELSRWPGIGPKSAQKLAFYLFEQPQEDIERIARLLLSAKEELHLCPQCFNVTDKELCEVCSDAGRMQNQICVVEDPGDVLAIERSGEYRGLYHVLHGAISPMHGVGPDKLYIKQLLTRVTPDHEVILATSTTVEGEATSMYLQRQLAPTRATLSRIAYGLPVGGALEYADEVTLGRAISGRQKIK; encoded by the coding sequence ATGAAGTATCCTGCCAGTCTGCTTCAACTGATCCGCGAGCTGTCCAGATGGCCGGGCATTGGGCCCAAAAGCGCCCAGAAACTGGCGTTTTATCTGTTTGAACAGCCTCAGGAGGACATCGAGCGGATTGCCAGACTCCTTCTGAGTGCCAAAGAGGAATTGCACCTGTGTCCCCAGTGCTTCAATGTCACTGACAAAGAACTCTGTGAGGTCTGCAGCGATGCTGGACGGATGCAAAACCAGATTTGCGTGGTGGAAGATCCCGGCGATGTGCTCGCCATTGAACGCTCTGGTGAGTACCGTGGCCTTTACCACGTGCTGCACGGAGCCATCAGCCCCATGCATGGTGTGGGACCGGACAAGCTGTACATCAAGCAACTGCTGACCCGGGTCACCCCGGACCACGAAGTGATTCTGGCCACCAGCACCACCGTAGAGGGAGAAGCCACCAGCATGTACTTGCAACGGCAACTCGCTCCAACCAGAGCCACCTTGAGCCGCATTGCTTACGGTCTGCCGGTGGGGGGTGCGCTGGAATACGCCGACGAGGTCACCCTCGGACGGGCGATCTCCGGAAGGCAGAAAATCAAGTAA
- a CDS encoding Rieske 2Fe-2S domain-containing protein produces MTEKVNRRKLLEYWWVLPVAGTFGAFGGMFWYASRVTFGKKHPGPPAFKAGEVKFIAETASLKEDFATAEFTYSGVPCLLMRIPQSTLGSIEAGGVHYAAFSRICTHLGCPVQPLRDKEATALTFNYRMDHPMLGCHCHYSIFDPLKDGQSVFGKALHPLPRVQLSLKGNRIFASGLEPAPPVGG; encoded by the coding sequence ATGACCGAAAAAGTCAACCGTCGAAAATTGCTGGAATACTGGTGGGTCCTCCCTGTGGCTGGCACCTTCGGGGCCTTTGGGGGCATGTTCTGGTATGCCTCTCGGGTCACCTTTGGCAAGAAACATCCGGGTCCTCCGGCGTTCAAAGCGGGCGAAGTCAAATTCATTGCAGAAACCGCCAGCCTGAAAGAGGATTTTGCCACAGCAGAATTCACCTACTCGGGGGTTCCCTGTCTTCTGATGCGGATTCCCCAGAGCACCCTTGGCAGCATTGAAGCAGGTGGAGTGCATTATGCCGCCTTCTCACGGATTTGCACCCATCTGGGCTGTCCTGTACAGCCCCTGAGGGACAAAGAAGCCACTGCCCTGACTTTCAATTACCGCATGGACCATCCGATGCTCGGGTGTCACTGCCATTACAGCATCTTCGATCCCCTCAAAGACGGCCAGAGTGTGTTCGGAAAAGCCCTGCATCCTTTGCCAAGGGTGCAACTCAGTCTGAAGGGGAATCGGATTTTTGCCTCTGGTCTTGAGCCGGCCCCCCCTGTGGGCGGGTGA
- a CDS encoding AAA family ATPase: MTGFVAAQPSIPKPLPNEVKRKHLLKQMRKAEDARLVALLAPSGYGKTTLLAQYARSSRKKTLWITASPEMQDPVWLGQVLYHRLAPELQLPPVSWEDMHPQALGSLARLMVQGLSDSREHIHILMDQAEHLSEASGKWLTDVILQLPEGHQFMLAGYDSVPLPWGLWTTRPDIVVMGTQQLAFEPEESQQHLSKLKKSWDEDLHQQSAGWPLGLTLQGTGQTTGLNIQDWIEHRLLELPDDLLHILPALVKHPIWTDPMPLNQGAPLPKGWLKPLLEKGLPLTRLGRGEYQPHTLLMETLDRLLQQHPEEHRRVHLEMAHTAEKQNLWRTAFDHHLKAKHPEGALQCIRKLIPELYQRVEFSTVVTLLRKFPLQDLPRDLQASLAVALLENGQTSESHQLAQDLLASGFMSSDLCLACGTHAYRQGQKKEYLDWSLKALELSQTPLERLRSHRMRVSALLYNQQHVAALEAGKLYLQEAQSNHQPFSVAKALLMLANVYSDMGSFVEGEQAYLAALKMCQQHHFEASKAEIYYNLSLTLLDDNRPQEALTCLTEALGLPEHLMKHWYPLLIGMRGTILAQLHLFTEAILDFEKAAELCPNYGWGTYTLMYLSAAADAACLAGKQTQARALIEQARLQLAASEDNGLHTLAFSEGLLAWSKNQHFEAEQHLQKADARSLGLWNWALIPLIQADLACKQGSLTRDHLERSFQRLEVLGNDGPLEFLARYLPDLYQSCISRGWYKERMGQALSVGQKPLEMPPHPWILKVQGFGSFVASGSAGPLECALRKNEELLMFLAIHGPCSRDDLIDALWNGENTRKNIDHFKVLVRKLRSELTQALNTPFDPLPFQGQYQLHPSLEVECAVRRFLQTPESTAPALREHILLYQGEFFPRLDTHWADELREQCRELLVHHTLLYARLATDPQEVSQVVQHALNHCPAEEHLYLGLLDVYQQTGNNPAYQILHQRYQNMLKQEYLNG; the protein is encoded by the coding sequence ATGACAGGATTTGTCGCTGCCCAACCCAGCATTCCCAAACCCCTGCCAAACGAAGTCAAACGCAAGCACTTGCTCAAACAGATGCGCAAAGCCGAAGATGCCCGTCTGGTTGCTTTGCTTGCACCTTCTGGATACGGCAAAACCACCCTTCTGGCGCAATATGCCCGTTCGTCCAGAAAAAAGACCCTGTGGATCACGGCCTCCCCTGAAATGCAAGATCCTGTCTGGTTGGGTCAGGTGCTCTACCACAGGCTTGCACCAGAACTGCAACTTCCACCGGTGAGTTGGGAAGACATGCATCCCCAAGCTCTGGGCAGTCTGGCTCGACTGATGGTTCAAGGGCTCAGTGATTCCAGAGAACACATCCACATCCTGATGGATCAGGCAGAACACCTTTCAGAAGCCTCTGGAAAATGGCTGACCGATGTGATCTTGCAGCTTCCAGAAGGCCACCAGTTCATGCTGGCCGGTTATGACAGCGTGCCTTTGCCTTGGGGCCTGTGGACCACCCGGCCTGACATTGTGGTGATGGGCACCCAGCAATTGGCCTTTGAACCAGAAGAATCCCAACAACACCTGAGCAAACTCAAGAAAAGTTGGGATGAGGACCTGCACCAGCAAAGCGCTGGATGGCCTCTGGGCCTGACCCTGCAAGGCACCGGGCAAACCACAGGGCTCAACATTCAGGACTGGATTGAACACCGTTTGCTGGAATTGCCAGATGATTTGCTGCACATCTTGCCTGCTCTGGTGAAGCATCCCATCTGGACCGACCCCATGCCACTGAACCAAGGAGCACCCTTGCCCAAAGGTTGGCTGAAACCCTTGCTGGAAAAAGGTCTCCCTCTCACCCGCCTTGGACGAGGAGAATACCAGCCCCACACCTTGCTGATGGAAACCCTGGACCGTCTTTTGCAACAACATCCCGAAGAACATCGGCGTGTGCATCTGGAAATGGCACACACCGCCGAAAAACAAAACCTCTGGAGAACCGCTTTCGATCACCATCTGAAGGCAAAACATCCTGAAGGTGCCTTGCAGTGCATCCGCAAACTGATCCCCGAGTTGTATCAGCGTGTGGAGTTTTCCACGGTGGTGACATTGTTGCGAAAATTTCCTCTGCAAGACCTTCCCAGAGACCTGCAAGCTTCTCTGGCTGTGGCCCTTCTGGAAAATGGACAGACTTCAGAAAGCCACCAGCTGGCCCAGGATCTGTTGGCCAGTGGATTCATGAGCAGCGACCTGTGTCTGGCCTGCGGAACCCATGCATACCGACAGGGGCAAAAAAAGGAATATCTGGACTGGAGCCTGAAGGCCCTTGAACTCAGCCAAACCCCTCTGGAAAGATTGAGAAGCCACCGGATGCGCGTTTCTGCTTTGCTGTACAACCAGCAACATGTTGCTGCCCTTGAAGCAGGCAAACTCTACTTGCAAGAAGCCCAAAGCAACCATCAACCTTTTTCAGTCGCCAAGGCCCTTTTGATGCTGGCCAATGTTTACAGCGACATGGGCAGCTTTGTGGAAGGTGAACAGGCTTATCTTGCAGCTTTGAAGATGTGCCAGCAACACCACTTTGAAGCCAGCAAGGCCGAAATTTACTACAACCTCTCATTGACCTTGCTGGACGACAATCGGCCACAGGAAGCCCTGACTTGTTTGACTGAAGCCCTCGGGCTTCCAGAACACCTGATGAAACACTGGTATCCCCTGCTGATTGGCATGCGTGGCACCATTCTGGCCCAATTGCACCTGTTCACAGAGGCCATCCTTGATTTTGAAAAAGCAGCAGAACTCTGTCCCAACTATGGTTGGGGCACCTACACCCTGATGTATCTCTCGGCTGCAGCAGATGCCGCCTGCCTCGCGGGCAAGCAAACCCAAGCAAGAGCATTGATTGAACAGGCACGGTTGCAACTTGCTGCCTCTGAAGACAATGGCTTACACACGTTGGCATTCAGTGAGGGGTTGCTGGCCTGGAGCAAAAACCAGCACTTTGAAGCAGAACAACACCTGCAAAAAGCCGATGCCCGTTCTCTGGGGTTGTGGAACTGGGCATTGATTCCCTTGATTCAAGCAGATCTCGCTTGCAAGCAGGGCAGTTTGACCCGAGATCACCTTGAGCGTTCTTTCCAGAGGCTGGAAGTGCTGGGAAACGATGGCCCTCTGGAATTTCTGGCCCGTTACCTTCCAGACCTGTATCAATCTTGCATTTCCAGAGGGTGGTACAAAGAACGGATGGGGCAGGCCCTCTCTGTGGGTCAAAAACCTCTGGAGATGCCACCCCATCCATGGATTTTGAAAGTGCAGGGCTTTGGATCGTTTGTGGCATCAGGCTCCGCAGGACCCTTGGAATGTGCCTTGCGAAAGAATGAGGAACTGTTGATGTTTCTGGCCATCCATGGTCCTTGCAGCCGGGACGACCTGATTGATGCACTCTGGAATGGTGAAAACACCCGCAAGAACATTGACCACTTCAAGGTGTTGGTGCGAAAACTGCGTTCGGAACTGACGCAAGCCCTGAACACCCCTTTTGATCCTTTGCCTTTTCAAGGGCAATATCAACTTCATCCCTCCTTGGAAGTGGAGTGTGCTGTTCGCAGGTTCCTGCAAACCCCTGAATCCACAGCGCCTGCACTCAGAGAGCACATTCTCCTGTATCAGGGGGAGTTCTTTCCAAGATTGGACACCCACTGGGCCGATGAACTGCGAGAGCAGTGCCGTGAATTGCTGGTGCATCACACCCTGCTGTATGCACGTCTGGCAACCGATCCACAAGAGGTTTCACAAGTGGTTCAGCATGCTTTAAACCATTGCCCTGCCGAAGAACACCTGTATCTGGGTTTGCTGGACGTTTACCAGCAAACCGGCAACAACCCTGCTTACCAGATTCTGCACCAACGCTACCAGAACATGCTGAAGCAGGAATACCTGAACGGTTGA
- a CDS encoding BamA/OMP85 family outer membrane protein produces MRKVLALTTLIAVPSIAIAQSQDTLQEIRIVGVSESQAATIKSRLPIYQGSKVTDVKPEAIKAAIGRLGIYQVLEVKVENETRGPVLLIQVKENPKIADILVTGAAIDASTFQNTLKEQYGLAKGSVLNTAQLEVARVRFRQALREQGLPFLPEVTTTLKEGEQGTVVTFTVQEAVPVKQVVFKGVSKIPQTEAQAAFAALVEGGTFSSATYEESLRKLSAAYQEAGYLGSGANLQTAVLNNGILTIEVVELTVGTIDTSLIEGVPTLTIKEGDVFRPADFAADLQKISETLGKTVTLQYQQNPSDPRKVDVQLVVTSIPAGKVSSIVIEGNTVLTDEELASGLQNKIGQTFSLPLAQEDVLALQRLYRARGYEIVLPKDPVDFDGKTLTFKIQEVTISGYDIRWEGTPRTNEDLIRSQLPAVGSPLNADTFRKYLGRLVQGGIIKALNVQPVTTDDPSKVKLALTLQDVPSLNVSPGLTYAPGEGFAGDLQISDSNLFGLGHQLSASLNFAPNDARQIVGGSISYGLPYLGTPEQPLSGKFTLASNVLPNLPIKQGTEDTGRQYTERTNQAIVEANTPLNDNVAVSAGIKGELKQFYLEPGQQGSLPDNDPAVSANLPQQGWSVQLFSGLNADYTDNGRFPTEGFRASLNGSYGFGQEKSRLNWGKISGGLRGYVDLTDGTTPNVVFAGRVDAGTIIGTAPESALFRVGGSQFDDSFSLKGFDDNSFSGTNFFTAGLEARADFGLKASFVQGVYALGFVDAGDAWTNNDFNLNVGYGLGVQADLGTEGFIVPLRMDYAFSNLYPQGKFSIKLGFLF; encoded by the coding sequence ATGCGAAAAGTTCTTGCCCTCACCACATTGATTGCTGTTCCTTCCATCGCCATTGCCCAGAGTCAGGACACCCTTCAGGAGATCCGCATTGTGGGTGTTTCTGAATCCCAGGCTGCCACCATCAAAAGCAGATTGCCGATTTATCAGGGCTCCAAAGTGACCGATGTGAAACCCGAAGCCATCAAAGCGGCCATTGGGCGGCTCGGGATTTATCAAGTGCTGGAGGTCAAAGTCGAGAATGAAACCCGCGGCCCGGTGCTCTTGATTCAGGTCAAAGAGAACCCCAAAATCGCAGACATCTTGGTGACTGGAGCAGCCATTGATGCCAGCACCTTTCAAAACACGCTCAAGGAACAGTATGGTCTTGCCAAAGGAAGCGTCCTGAACACCGCACAGCTTGAAGTGGCCCGTGTGCGTTTCAGACAGGCTTTGCGTGAGCAGGGCCTTCCTTTCCTGCCAGAGGTCACCACCACCCTCAAAGAAGGCGAACAGGGAACCGTGGTGACGTTCACCGTTCAGGAAGCCGTTCCTGTGAAGCAGGTGGTGTTCAAAGGGGTCAGCAAAATCCCTCAAACCGAAGCACAGGCCGCTTTTGCTGCTCTGGTGGAGGGGGGCACCTTCAGCTCTGCCACCTACGAAGAAAGCTTGCGGAAACTGTCTGCCGCCTACCAGGAGGCAGGATACCTTGGCAGCGGAGCCAACCTGCAAACCGCAGTGCTCAACAACGGCATCCTGACCATTGAAGTGGTTGAACTGACCGTGGGCACCATCGACACCAGCCTGATCGAAGGCGTGCCCACCCTGACCATCAAGGAAGGGGATGTGTTCCGTCCAGCAGATTTCGCTGCTGATCTGCAAAAAATCAGTGAAACGCTCGGGAAAACCGTGACCCTCCAATACCAGCAAAACCCCTCCGATCCTCGCAAGGTGGATGTGCAACTGGTGGTCACCAGCATTCCAGCCGGCAAAGTGTCCAGCATCGTCATTGAAGGAAACACCGTTCTGACCGACGAAGAGTTGGCCTCTGGACTGCAAAACAAGATTGGACAGACCTTCAGCCTGCCTCTGGCCCAAGAAGATGTGCTGGCCCTTCAGCGCCTGTACCGCGCCAGAGGTTATGAGATTGTGCTGCCCAAAGACCCTGTGGATTTTGATGGCAAAACCTTGACCTTCAAAATTCAGGAAGTGACCATCAGTGGCTATGACATCCGCTGGGAAGGCACACCACGCACCAACGAAGATTTGATTCGTTCTCAATTGCCTGCAGTGGGCAGTCCTTTGAATGCCGACACCTTCAGGAAATACCTGGGCAGGTTGGTGCAAGGCGGGATCATCAAAGCCCTCAATGTGCAACCTGTCACCACCGACGACCCGAGCAAAGTCAAATTGGCCCTGACCCTGCAAGACGTTCCCAGCCTGAATGTCAGTCCGGGCCTCACTTACGCACCCGGCGAAGGCTTTGCTGGAGACCTGCAAATCTCCGATTCCAACCTGTTCGGCCTCGGGCACCAGTTGAGCGCCAGCCTGAACTTCGCACCAAACGATGCCCGCCAGATTGTGGGGGGCTCCATCTCTTACGGCCTGCCTTACCTCGGGACACCAGAGCAACCCCTGAGCGGAAAATTCACACTGGCCAGCAATGTTCTGCCCAACCTGCCCATCAAACAGGGCACCGAAGACACCGGACGGCAGTACACCGAGCGCACCAATCAGGCCATTGTGGAAGCCAACACCCCCCTGAACGACAATGTGGCGGTCAGTGCAGGCATCAAGGGCGAACTCAAACAGTTTTATCTGGAACCGGGACAGCAAGGCAGCTTGCCAGACAACGATCCTGCGGTTTCTGCCAACCTTCCACAACAAGGCTGGTCGGTGCAACTTTTCTCTGGTCTGAATGCCGATTACACCGACAATGGCCGTTTCCCCACCGAAGGCTTCAGGGCTTCCTTGAATGGCAGTTACGGTTTTGGGCAGGAAAAATCACGTCTGAATTGGGGCAAAATCTCTGGTGGATTGCGTGGCTATGTGGACCTGACCGATGGCACCACCCCCAACGTGGTCTTTGCAGGCCGGGTGGATGCAGGGACCATCATCGGAACCGCTCCAGAGTCTGCCCTGTTCCGGGTGGGAGGCAGCCAGTTCGATGACAGCTTCAGCCTGAAAGGCTTTGATGACAACAGTTTCTCTGGCACCAACTTCTTCACAGCAGGCCTTGAAGCCCGAGCAGACTTTGGACTGAAAGCCAGCTTTGTGCAGGGGGTGTATGCACTGGGCTTTGTGGATGCTGGGGATGCCTGGACCAACAACGACTTCAACCTGAATGTGGGTTACGGACTTGGCGTGCAGGCCGATCTGGGCACCGAAGGGTTTATCGTTCCACTCCGCATGGATTATGCCTTCTCAAACCTGTACCCACAGGGCAAATTTTCCATCAAACTGGGCTTTTTGTTCTGA
- the infC gene encoding translation initiation factor IF-3, with amino-acid sequence MVVISKEHKINEQIRVRQVRLIDDEGGQVGIIDTREALRVAQEKGLDLVMVGAAAVPPVCKLMDYGRFRYEQQQNEKENRRRARTQEVKSIKFRIKIDENDFNTKTNHVRRFLEEGNKVKVTIMFRGRERTHPELGERILERVAEAIKDIGTPEGAPSIAGMDMNMIVAPAPGKIKKKDSDKDPEKDSETVASEA; translated from the coding sequence GTGGTTGTAATTTCTAAAGAGCACAAGATCAATGAGCAGATTCGGGTTCGGCAAGTCCGTTTGATTGATGACGAGGGCGGCCAAGTTGGCATCATCGATACCAGGGAAGCCCTGCGTGTCGCCCAGGAAAAAGGCCTGGATCTGGTGATGGTGGGCGCTGCTGCTGTACCCCCGGTCTGTAAACTCATGGATTACGGGCGTTTTCGTTACGAGCAACAGCAGAACGAAAAAGAAAACCGCCGCCGTGCACGCACCCAGGAAGTCAAGTCCATCAAATTCCGCATTAAAATTGATGAAAACGACTTCAACACCAAAACCAACCATGTTCGTCGCTTTCTGGAAGAGGGCAACAAGGTCAAAGTCACCATCATGTTCCGTGGTCGCGAACGCACCCACCCCGAATTGGGTGAGCGCATCCTTGAACGTGTGGCAGAAGCCATCAAGGACATCGGTACCCCTGAAGGCGCTCCTTCCATTGCAGGCATGGACATGAACATGATTGTTGCTCCTGCTCCGGGCAAGATCAAAAAGAAAGATTCTGACAAAGACCCTGAAAAAGATTCAGAAACGGTTGCTTCAGAAGCCTGA